Proteins encoded together in one Caldicellulosiruptor saccharolyticus DSM 8903 window:
- a CDS encoding PTS sugar transporter subunit IIA, producing MDIKELFSPNRLCFDLKAKTKEEVIDELIDILYNDGKLTDKEKFKKAVMKREEEFSTGIGMGIAIPHGKDSSVLEPCITFGVSKSGVDFDSMDGKPTHIFFLISVPDNAADTHLHVLSFISRKLMHEDVREKLYNAKSFDDLIKAFEQN from the coding sequence ATGGATATAAAAGAGTTGTTTTCACCAAACCGACTATGTTTTGATTTAAAGGCTAAAACAAAGGAAGAGGTTATTGATGAATTAATTGACATTCTTTACAACGATGGAAAACTTACAGATAAAGAAAAATTCAAAAAAGCTGTAATGAAAAGAGAAGAAGAGTTTTCAACTGGAATAGGAATGGGAATAGCAATTCCACATGGGAAGGATAGTTCTGTTTTAGAGCCTTGTATAACTTTTGGTGTATCCAAAAGTGGAGTGGACTTTGACTCTATGGACGGAAAACCTACTCATATTTTCTTTCTGATTTCTGTCCCTGATAACGCTGCTGATACACATCTTCATGTGTTAAGCTTTATTTCAAGAAAACTTATGCATGAAGATGTTAGGGAAAAACTATATAATGCTAAGTCTTTTGATGATCTTATTAAAGCTTTTGAGCAAAATTAA